Proteins from one Sporocytophaga myxococcoides genomic window:
- a CDS encoding sigma-70 family RNA polymerase sigma factor — protein MLIIAPHQTTHKTQYKSSDMKLDQYSDGEIIQKILEGEIALFEILIRRNNAHLYKTGRAYSYSHEDTQDLMQDTFINAYINLAGYENRASFKTWITKIMLNNCFRKKQKSGYKNEIPDEIKTECTPMFADEQSADMTKTILTKELGLVIENALQQLPLDYRLVFSLREINGMNVSETSDILGISESNVKVRLNRAKGMLKKEIEKSYTPSEIFEFNLVYCDAMVKRVMVEIKI, from the coding sequence ATGTTAATTATTGCACCACATCAGACAACTCACAAAACGCAATATAAGAGTAGCGACATGAAACTTGACCAATATTCAGACGGAGAAATTATACAAAAAATCCTGGAAGGAGAGATTGCATTATTTGAAATACTCATCCGAAGAAACAATGCACATCTGTATAAAACTGGCAGGGCTTATAGTTACAGTCATGAAGACACCCAGGATCTCATGCAGGATACTTTTATAAATGCCTACATAAATTTGGCAGGTTATGAAAATCGTGCTTCATTCAAAACCTGGATAACCAAAATAATGCTTAACAATTGTTTTAGGAAAAAACAAAAATCAGGTTATAAGAATGAAATTCCTGATGAAATCAAAACAGAATGTACTCCTATGTTTGCAGATGAACAGTCAGCTGATATGACTAAAACCATTCTTACCAAAGAGTTGGGACTGGTTATTGAAAATGCTTTACAGCAATTGCCTCTGGACTATCGTTTGGTATTCTCCTTAAGGGAGATAAACGGAATGAATGTTTCTGAAACATCCGACATATTAGGGATAAGCGAATCAAATGTAAAAGTCCGGCTCAACAGGGCAAAAGGTATGTTGAAAAAGGAAATTGAAAAATCTTACACTCCCTCAGAAATTTTTGAGTTTAACCTTGTATACTGCGATGCAATGGTCAAAAGAGTAATGGTAGAAATAAAAATATAA
- a CDS encoding DEAD/DEAH box helicase — MSKPIHEYVIEEVNFASFNKGLLFTHSSTLVATDSRSFFDIQPEIIDIDFISFSTLSNLRDSPTVSVRKEESSLKFTCTCGFPGDKLCSHQIQILYNLMDRMNLRIFFDEKLRHEKIREAAKEYGLENEPDPDELFQIEYDRRAVAIKPRLKGLFAVNDLTNAYFKEHVLPKKEVPQEEEFDSYKQTILVFGKHRYYDHFVIELFEAETTKDGNIRNPLIPINSIDSVWKTQDVDILKFYAAIAGCQNNYSETKSQSDIEGLKAVVKNPLGLPAFFHDHNITEKITAQSIFPVSLKSSRMELALSVDLKERFHEVSAELVIEDQLYNLKSLQLKFGYFIRIGETMHLIEDEDLARVISFFRQQNHKVLIHPSRFDAFQQTLLAGLENKFRITYSHIKKAAPALLEEQGFTAPSEKIIYLSDSENYVLITPVMRYGNVEIPILSKRQIYTKDQNGNTFLVERDQDAEDRFVAFLVRQHPFFQEQQNGDCYYLHKQRLLENDWFLDAFEEWKNYSITILGFNELKSIQYSPNKASINIKVNSGIKWFETTIDIKFGDQKVSLKQLQKSVKDKSRYIQLDNGTLGILPADWLKKFSAYFNAADIDVVAGMLKTPKTNFNEIAELYEEHLLSDETRHQIKNFRHAFEHFESIQEIKIPKELNATLREYQKQGLNWLNFLDDFGFGGCLADDMGLGKTIQIIAFILLQRKKQTRNTNLIVVPASLIYNWQQEIEKFAPSIKAHTFHGAGRIKDISDFDNYEVIITTYGTLLSDISTLKKYSFNYVILDESQAIKNPESQRYKAACLLRSRNKLVLTGTPVENNTFDLFGQFSFVCPGLLGSKQQFKGHYSMPIDKFEDSGRAKELRKKIHPFLLRRTKRQVAKELPEKTEMVLYCEMGEQQRSIYDAYEQYMRDFIAARNEDELNKEHIHFLKGLTRLRQLCNSTALISENKAYGEDSSKIDVLMEEIENKHQEHKILVFSQFVSMLDLIKKRLEDKGIPHAYLTGQTKERASVINEFQKNDQVRVFLISLKAGGTGLNLTEADYVYLVDPWWNPAVENQAIDRSYRIGQKKNVVAVRLICPNTIEEKIMKLQQTKRELVNDLVKTDSSILKALSRKELLSLFKNV; from the coding sequence ATGAGCAAGCCAATACATGAGTACGTTATAGAGGAGGTAAACTTTGCTTCGTTCAACAAAGGGCTTCTTTTTACCCATAGTTCAACCCTTGTCGCTACCGATTCCAGAAGTTTTTTCGATATTCAGCCTGAAATAATTGATATTGATTTCATCTCATTTTCAACCCTTTCCAACCTCAGAGATTCACCAACGGTTTCAGTCAGAAAGGAGGAGAGCTCATTAAAGTTTACCTGCACATGTGGATTTCCGGGAGACAAATTATGCAGTCATCAGATCCAGATCCTTTACAACCTCATGGATCGAATGAACCTGCGGATTTTCTTTGATGAGAAACTAAGACATGAAAAAATAAGAGAAGCAGCCAAAGAGTACGGACTTGAAAATGAACCTGATCCTGATGAGCTCTTTCAGATAGAATATGATCGGAGAGCTGTTGCCATAAAACCCAGGCTTAAAGGACTATTCGCAGTTAATGATTTAACCAATGCTTATTTTAAAGAGCATGTGCTGCCTAAGAAAGAAGTGCCTCAGGAAGAAGAGTTTGATTCTTACAAGCAAACCATCCTTGTATTTGGAAAACATCGTTACTACGACCACTTTGTTATAGAGCTGTTTGAAGCAGAAACTACTAAAGATGGAAATATCAGGAACCCTTTAATTCCCATCAATTCAATAGATTCCGTCTGGAAAACACAGGATGTTGACATACTTAAATTCTATGCTGCAATTGCCGGTTGTCAAAATAATTATTCCGAAACAAAATCACAATCAGATATAGAAGGCTTAAAAGCTGTTGTAAAAAATCCTTTAGGTCTGCCTGCATTCTTTCACGATCATAATATTACTGAAAAGATAACTGCTCAATCCATTTTTCCCGTCAGTCTTAAAAGCTCACGAATGGAGCTTGCACTTTCTGTTGATTTGAAAGAGCGCTTTCATGAAGTATCAGCAGAACTGGTCATTGAAGACCAGTTGTATAATCTGAAAAGCCTTCAGCTGAAATTCGGTTATTTCATCCGGATAGGAGAAACCATGCATCTAATAGAGGATGAAGACCTTGCCAGAGTGATCAGCTTCTTCAGACAACAAAACCACAAAGTACTCATACATCCTTCCAGGTTTGATGCCTTTCAGCAAACTTTATTGGCAGGACTGGAAAATAAATTTAGGATTACCTATTCACATATAAAAAAAGCAGCGCCTGCTTTGCTGGAGGAACAAGGCTTTACAGCGCCTTCCGAAAAAATCATCTACCTTTCTGATTCTGAAAACTATGTACTTATCACTCCGGTGATGAGATATGGTAATGTAGAAATACCAATCCTTTCCAAAAGACAGATCTATACAAAAGATCAGAATGGCAATACTTTCCTTGTAGAAAGAGATCAGGATGCTGAAGATCGTTTTGTTGCATTCTTAGTAAGACAACATCCGTTCTTTCAGGAACAGCAGAATGGTGATTGCTACTACCTGCACAAACAAAGACTCCTGGAAAACGACTGGTTTCTGGATGCATTTGAAGAATGGAAAAACTATAGTATTACTATTTTAGGTTTTAATGAATTGAAGAGCATTCAATACAGCCCTAACAAGGCTTCCATTAACATAAAGGTCAACAGTGGCATCAAATGGTTTGAGACAACCATAGATATAAAATTCGGCGATCAGAAGGTTTCATTAAAACAATTACAAAAATCAGTAAAGGACAAAAGCCGCTACATTCAGCTGGATAATGGAACGCTTGGAATCCTTCCTGCTGACTGGCTAAAGAAATTTTCAGCTTACTTCAATGCCGCAGATATTGATGTGGTAGCAGGAATGTTAAAAACTCCCAAAACAAATTTTAATGAAATCGCAGAGCTGTATGAAGAACATCTTCTTTCTGATGAAACACGTCATCAGATAAAAAATTTCCGCCATGCTTTTGAGCATTTTGAATCGATTCAGGAAATAAAGATCCCGAAGGAGTTAAATGCCACCCTTCGCGAATATCAGAAACAAGGCCTTAACTGGCTCAACTTCCTTGATGACTTTGGCTTCGGAGGTTGTCTTGCGGATGATATGGGTTTGGGAAAAACAATTCAGATCATTGCGTTTATTCTTCTACAAAGAAAGAAACAGACTCGTAATACGAACCTCATAGTAGTACCTGCGTCCCTGATATATAACTGGCAACAGGAGATTGAAAAATTTGCTCCTTCTATAAAAGCACATACATTTCACGGAGCAGGAAGAATAAAAGATATCTCTGACTTTGACAACTATGAAGTCATCATTACAACCTATGGAACATTATTGTCAGATATATCTACTCTGAAGAAATACAGCTTCAACTATGTCATTCTTGACGAATCTCAGGCCATTAAAAATCCTGAGTCACAAAGATACAAAGCGGCCTGTTTGCTCCGATCCCGGAATAAACTGGTACTTACAGGTACGCCTGTTGAGAACAATACCTTTGACCTCTTCGGACAATTTTCTTTTGTCTGCCCTGGCTTGCTTGGCAGCAAGCAACAATTCAAAGGACATTATTCTATGCCTATAGACAAGTTTGAAGATAGCGGAAGGGCAAAAGAGCTTCGCAAAAAGATCCATCCGTTTTTATTAAGAAGGACAAAAAGGCAGGTAGCAAAAGAATTGCCTGAAAAGACTGAGATGGTATTGTATTGTGAAATGGGAGAGCAGCAAAGAAGTATATATGATGCCTACGAACAGTATATGCGGGACTTCATAGCTGCAAGAAATGAAGATGAGCTAAATAAAGAACATATTCACTTCCTGAAAGGGCTTACAAGATTAAGACAACTTTGTAACTCCACAGCATTGATCAGTGAAAATAAAGCTTATGGAGAGGACTCTTCTAAAATAGATGTATTAATGGAGGAGATTGAGAACAAACATCAGGAACATAAGATCCTTGTTTTTTCTCAGTTTGTATCCATGCTTGACCTTATAAAAAAGAGACTTGAAGATAAAGGTATTCCACATGCATATCTGACTGGACAAACAAAAGAACGAGCGTCTGTAATCAATGAATTCCAGAAAAATGATCAGGTAAGGGTTTTTCTGATCAGTCTGAAAGCTGGTGGTACAGGCCTCAATCTGACAGAAGCAGATTATGTCTATCTGGTTGATCCATGGTGGAACCCAGCGGTAGAAAATCAGGCAATTGACAGAAGCTATCGAATAGGTCAGAAGAAAAATGTGGTGGCTGTGAGGCTTATTTGTCCGAATACAATAGAGGAGAAGATTATGAAATTGCAGCAGACCAAAAGGGAACTGGTGAATGATTTAGTAAAAACAGACAGCTCTATTTTAAAGGCCCTCTCCAGGAAGGAGTTGCTGAGTCTGTTTAAAAATGTATGA
- a CDS encoding DUF4249 domain-containing protein yields the protein MYRILLNIIFIAGVSSLLSACIKTLDEKDMPKIESKLVIGGYISPQDTIVKIFVGKSVPIYQKSKGFNANPVKDATVLLSGNGVSTSLLYDEKLSSYTIPASQYPIIPGATYHLIVSTPEGYYAEAETIVPKDINSSLKFSLDTIERSINYTYSGKSLQISVWWDDIQNQNNYYRIYGEAGTIYDSTYYSPKYKHYNEIYFDTKNIAIKDIGYENGKIGPFKTDTPLENMNRRLSDIGLTLLNTDRNYYEFYKSYDSNYQENFFSEPQNIYTNIKGGLGVFASYQKYTVKITLK from the coding sequence ATGTATCGTATACTTCTTAATATCATTTTTATTGCAGGCGTGTCTTCCTTGCTTTCAGCGTGCATCAAAACATTAGACGAAAAAGATATGCCCAAAATTGAATCTAAGCTTGTCATTGGAGGATATATTTCGCCTCAGGATACGATCGTTAAAATATTTGTAGGAAAATCAGTTCCGATTTACCAGAAGAGTAAGGGTTTCAATGCCAATCCTGTGAAAGACGCAACTGTATTATTGTCCGGCAACGGTGTTTCTACTTCGCTTCTTTATGATGAAAAATTATCATCCTATACAATTCCTGCTTCTCAATATCCGATAATTCCAGGAGCCACTTATCATCTCATAGTTTCCACTCCAGAAGGCTATTATGCTGAGGCAGAAACCATTGTTCCAAAAGACATTAATTCGAGTCTTAAATTTAGTTTAGATACTATTGAAAGATCTATCAATTATACATATTCTGGTAAGAGTCTTCAAATTTCAGTTTGGTGGGATGATATCCAAAATCAAAACAATTATTATAGAATTTATGGTGAGGCAGGGACAATCTATGATTCCACTTATTATAGTCCAAAATATAAACACTACAATGAGATATATTTTGATACGAAAAATATTGCGATTAAAGATATCGGTTATGAAAATGGTAAAATAGGACCTTTCAAGACAGATACACCACTGGAAAATATGAATAGGCGACTCAGTGATATTGGCCTCACTCTATTAAATACGGACAGGAATTACTATGAATTTTATAAAAGCTATGATTCAAATTATCAGGAAAATTTTTTCTCTGAACCCCAAAATATATATACGAATATAAAAGGAGGGTTAGGAGTATTTGCCTCTTACCAAAAGTACACGGTAAAAATAACTCTGAAATAA
- the folE gene encoding GTP cyclohydrolase I FolE — protein MNAITEISDIGEEHIGTSIDTPLRKDAFEMDDEVKIELIQKHFREIIFLLGLDLRDDSLNGTPHRVAKMYVKEVFSGLNPANKPRIKLFDNKYQYNEMLIEKNITLYSYCEHHFVPIIGKVHVAYISKGKVIGLSKINRLVQYYAKRPQVQERLTNQIAEGLKEALQSEDVAVIVDAVHLCVSSRGVQDISSNTITANYSGAFQEAKKKEEFLGLLGKL, from the coding sequence ATGAACGCAATAACTGAAATATCAGATATAGGAGAGGAGCATATCGGCACTTCCATTGACACTCCACTACGTAAAGATGCCTTTGAAATGGATGATGAAGTTAAGATAGAACTTATTCAAAAACATTTTAGGGAAATCATATTTTTGTTAGGTCTAGACTTAAGGGATGACAGCTTAAACGGAACTCCGCACAGGGTAGCTAAAATGTATGTAAAGGAAGTTTTTAGCGGATTAAATCCTGCAAACAAACCTCGTATTAAACTTTTTGACAACAAGTATCAGTACAATGAAATGCTGATTGAAAAGAATATAACCCTTTATTCTTATTGTGAACATCATTTTGTTCCTATTATCGGTAAGGTCCATGTCGCATATATTTCCAAAGGAAAAGTAATAGGTCTGTCTAAGATAAACCGGTTGGTGCAATACTATGCGAAAAGACCACAGGTGCAGGAACGCCTTACCAATCAGATAGCCGAGGGCTTAAAAGAAGCTTTACAGTCTGAAGATGTGGCTGTAATTGTAGACGCAGTACATCTATGTGTTTCCTCCCGGGGAGTTCAGGATATTTCAAGCAACACCATTACAGCAAACTATTCAGGAGCTTTTCAGGAAGCAAAAAAAAAGGAAGAATTTTTAGGATTGCTAGGGAAGTTATAG
- a CDS encoding DUF6496 domain-containing protein produces the protein MAKYDKKAQEKVEENIKEMKEGKLKSGRSRKPVKSRKQAIAIGLSEARKEGAKVPEKKK, from the coding sequence ATGGCAAAATATGATAAAAAGGCTCAGGAGAAGGTCGAAGAAAATATCAAAGAGATGAAAGAAGGGAAGCTCAAATCAGGTCGTTCCAGAAAACCCGTAAAGAGTAGGAAACAGGCAATCGCAATCGGACTTTCTGAAGCCAGAAAAGAAGGAGCCAAAGTTCCGGAGAAAAAGAAATAA
- a CDS encoding TonB-dependent receptor has translation MKLLSYLNFILFISIIHSEVIAQDIRYTISGNVRDAGTKAALPGVMILVSNGGEGTTTDAKGYYNLSVSPSDSAEITFSFIGYKTVKKVISVKSDVRLDISLGEEAAEIKEIIVEGKKYKSVSDGADISNIEIPIDQIKDVPTLMGEKDVLKTIQLMPGVQKGGEGTAGLYVRGGGPGENLFLLDNAIVYNPYHLFGFFSSFNGDALQRVELIKGGFPSKYGGRLSSVVDMEIRNGNNEKIHAEGGIGLIASRLTVEGPIKKGKSSFIVSGRRTYLDALMFPFLSSETKAGYYFYDFNWKFNFDINPKNRIYLSGYFGRDKFFAIFKDSYSDTRAWLKWGNTASTLAWDHIFNEKISSQTSLIYSNYIFDINNEEKYQDEVNKLRYCSNVKDISLKHEFNISASSSHSLKIGLISTLHTFKPEAVVYHEENFNDVNFDNKIRALESSVYVQDIFKPVPRLTINAGIRLSSYITKDKNYLFPEPRISAGYKIREDIAVKGGFAIMNQYVHQATSGGLGLPLDLWVPTSENIKPAQSRQLSLGLTKDFRGKNVVGSIEGFYKKTNRSVGFKEGASFFLSEEMVEKDKNSWKKNLTQGQGWSYGLEFLLHKKAGKFSGWIGYTLSWTQLQFDSVNYGKKFYARYDRRHDISLVSIYKFSDNVHFSATWVYGTGNAITIPNASYGGIAHNPGSSTYGGRDLIDFGGKNEYRMKPYHRLDVGIKFIKKFSSGRERTWDLSIYNAYSRKNPYFYYMTAEGGRNVIKQVSLFPIIPSITYNFKF, from the coding sequence ATGAAACTTTTGAGTTACCTGAATTTCATTTTGTTTATTTCAATAATACATTCAGAAGTCATCGCACAAGATATACGTTATACTATAAGCGGGAACGTGCGCGATGCAGGAACCAAAGCAGCATTACCTGGTGTAATGATACTGGTATCTAACGGAGGTGAAGGAACAACAACAGATGCAAAGGGTTATTACAACTTATCTGTTTCACCTTCTGATTCTGCTGAAATTACCTTCTCATTTATTGGTTACAAAACTGTTAAAAAAGTGATATCCGTTAAATCTGACGTACGACTAGATATATCACTTGGAGAAGAAGCTGCTGAGATAAAAGAAATAATTGTGGAAGGGAAGAAATATAAATCAGTAAGTGATGGGGCAGATATTAGTAATATCGAAATACCAATCGATCAGATTAAAGATGTACCAACACTAATGGGAGAAAAGGATGTTTTGAAAACCATTCAATTAATGCCCGGTGTTCAAAAAGGAGGTGAAGGTACTGCTGGTTTGTACGTGAGGGGAGGAGGTCCTGGTGAAAATCTTTTCCTGCTTGATAATGCTATAGTTTATAATCCATATCATCTCTTCGGATTTTTCTCTTCGTTTAATGGCGATGCACTTCAACGTGTAGAACTTATCAAAGGTGGGTTTCCTTCAAAATATGGAGGAAGACTGTCTTCTGTAGTTGATATGGAAATAAGGAATGGGAACAATGAAAAAATACATGCAGAAGGAGGTATCGGACTAATTGCCTCCCGTCTCACTGTAGAAGGACCAATTAAAAAAGGGAAATCTTCCTTTATCGTTTCTGGTCGAAGGACTTACCTTGATGCACTGATGTTTCCGTTCCTATCTTCAGAAACCAAGGCAGGCTATTACTTCTATGACTTCAACTGGAAATTCAATTTCGACATTAATCCTAAAAACAGGATCTATCTGAGCGGTTATTTTGGAAGGGATAAATTCTTTGCAATTTTTAAAGATAGTTATAGTGATACTCGCGCCTGGTTAAAATGGGGTAATACCGCAAGCACCTTAGCATGGGACCACATTTTTAATGAAAAGATAAGCTCTCAGACATCGCTTATTTATAGTAATTATATTTTTGATATAAATAATGAAGAAAAATACCAGGATGAAGTCAATAAACTACGCTACTGTTCCAATGTAAAAGACATTTCATTAAAGCATGAATTCAATATATCAGCATCTTCTAGTCATTCATTAAAAATAGGACTGATCTCTACTCTTCACACTTTTAAACCTGAGGCTGTAGTATACCATGAAGAGAATTTTAATGATGTAAATTTTGACAATAAAATTCGTGCTTTAGAATCTTCGGTTTATGTTCAGGATATTTTTAAACCTGTTCCTCGTCTTACAATCAATGCTGGAATCAGATTGTCCAGCTATATTACAAAAGACAAAAATTATTTATTTCCAGAGCCCAGAATTAGCGCGGGATACAAGATAAGGGAGGATATTGCAGTTAAGGGAGGATTTGCAATAATGAATCAGTATGTACACCAGGCTACCAGTGGAGGTTTAGGCTTACCATTGGATCTGTGGGTTCCAACATCAGAAAATATAAAACCTGCTCAGTCAAGACAATTATCCCTGGGGTTGACAAAGGATTTCCGCGGGAAAAATGTGGTTGGCAGTATAGAAGGATTTTATAAGAAAACGAACAGAAGTGTAGGATTTAAAGAGGGAGCTTCTTTCTTTTTGTCCGAAGAAATGGTAGAAAAGGATAAAAACAGCTGGAAGAAGAATCTCACACAGGGACAGGGCTGGTCATATGGTCTGGAATTTTTACTTCATAAAAAAGCAGGAAAATTTTCCGGCTGGATCGGTTATACCTTATCATGGACTCAGTTGCAATTTGACTCCGTAAATTATGGTAAGAAATTCTACGCACGTTACGACAGAAGGCATGATATCTCACTTGTCAGTATCTACAAGTTTTCTGATAATGTACATTTTTCTGCAACCTGGGTTTATGGAACCGGCAATGCCATCACTATTCCGAATGCTTCTTATGGAGGCATAGCTCATAATCCAGGTAGCAGTACGTATGGTGGTAGGGATCTTATAGACTTTGGAGGAAAAAATGAGTATAGAATGAAGCCATATCATCGGTTGGATGTAGGAATCAAGTTTATTAAGAAATTTTCATCAGGCCGCGAGAGAACCTGGGATCTGAGCATTTACAATGCTTATTCAAGAAAAAATCCATACTTCTATTATATGACTGCTGAAGGAGGCAGAAATGTCATTAAACAGGTATCTCTTTTTCCTATTATCCCTTCAATAACCTATAACTTCAAATTTTAA
- a CDS encoding T9SS type A sorting domain-containing protein → MMKNDVFLNAKWSLMISMVFLTLVIPLQAKSSSKNSADLSVSLLSGNRNPTICSGSSVKLKADAGPKQTVKWFTVPVGGSPVGTGKVFITPTLTTTTTYYYETYVWGIPIGPRTAITVTVIPASGKIWDKTYGSTRPEGVWTIAPANEGGYIFGGTRFIIKTDEDGNVVWQNPLPASSLILYSIVPYPDGSGYLAGGLTETDSTILDWQIFKLDNAGNVVWTKTFGGTGLDDLLEIIPAKNGGFILAGISESSDGDVSVPNKGFNDFWIIKVDNSGNKIWDKSFGGSGYDILSSIIRTHDGYLLGGRSTSSDGDVTDGNNGSFDFLIIKTDFHGNKIWDKSYGGSSQDQLFALSSTPGHGYLLAGMTSSTDGDITDGNNGDTDALIIKVDAHGNKVWDKTYGSSSSDNFTEIIGTNNGFLLGGYTWGANGDVTDGNNGLSDFWIVKTNFQGNKEFDKTYGSSEADIPWASLGLNSKSILIGGESMGADGDITDGNSGSTDFLVFKLDLRCFDKDDKRESIANENEEEALEATVFPNPFSDYLNIKLPGSDNGSVSIEISDLSGRTVAVFNDINSSSDRESLINTSTFEKGFYICKFFVNDKVVETIKVIKQ, encoded by the coding sequence ATGATGAAAAATGATGTATTCTTAAATGCAAAATGGAGTCTTATGATTTCAATGGTTTTTCTAACCCTGGTCATTCCATTACAAGCCAAAAGTAGTTCAAAGAACTCTGCGGATCTCTCTGTTAGCTTGCTTTCAGGAAACCGGAATCCTACCATTTGTTCAGGATCCAGTGTTAAATTAAAAGCAGATGCGGGCCCTAAACAAACTGTGAAATGGTTTACAGTGCCAGTGGGTGGATCTCCTGTTGGCACGGGTAAAGTTTTTATAACTCCTACCCTTACAACTACCACTACTTATTATTATGAAACCTATGTATGGGGAATCCCTATCGGTCCTAGAACGGCCATAACGGTAACAGTAATTCCTGCTTCCGGAAAAATATGGGACAAAACTTATGGAAGTACACGCCCTGAAGGAGTGTGGACTATCGCTCCCGCAAACGAAGGAGGGTATATTTTCGGAGGTACCAGATTTATAATAAAAACAGATGAAGACGGAAATGTGGTATGGCAAAATCCTCTGCCAGCCTCTTCCCTGATTTTATACTCTATTGTTCCTTATCCCGATGGAAGTGGTTATCTTGCCGGAGGATTAACCGAAACAGATTCTACTATACTGGACTGGCAGATTTTTAAACTTGACAATGCGGGAAATGTAGTGTGGACCAAAACCTTTGGCGGTACGGGCCTTGACGATCTTCTTGAAATTATTCCTGCAAAAAATGGGGGCTTTATTCTTGCTGGTATATCAGAATCATCTGATGGAGATGTATCTGTTCCTAACAAAGGATTTAATGATTTCTGGATCATTAAAGTGGATAATTCCGGGAACAAGATCTGGGATAAAAGTTTTGGAGGTTCGGGGTATGATATTTTATCTTCTATTATCCGAACACACGACGGATATCTACTTGGAGGACGCTCCACCTCTTCTGATGGAGATGTGACAGATGGAAATAATGGAAGCTTTGATTTCTTGATCATAAAAACGGATTTCCATGGAAATAAAATCTGGGATAAATCGTATGGTGGCTCATCGCAAGATCAGTTATTTGCGCTAAGTTCCACACCTGGTCACGGATATCTCCTAGCTGGTATGACCTCATCTACAGACGGCGACATCACTGATGGAAACAATGGTGATACAGATGCTTTGATCATCAAAGTGGATGCTCATGGTAATAAAGTTTGGGACAAAACTTATGGCAGTTCCTCTTCTGATAATTTCACAGAGATCATTGGTACCAATAATGGATTTCTATTAGGTGGTTATACATGGGGCGCAAACGGTGACGTCACTGATGGAAACAACGGACTAAGTGATTTCTGGATCGTAAAAACGAATTTTCAGGGAAATAAAGAGTTTGACAAAACTTACGGAAGCAGTGAAGCAGATATTCCTTGGGCCAGCCTTGGTCTGAACAGCAAAAGTATTCTTATTGGCGGAGAATCAATGGGGGCAGATGGAGACATTACAGATGGAAACAGCGGCAGCACAGACTTTCTGGTATTTAAATTAGATCTGAGATGCTTTGACAAGGATGATAAGAGAGAAAGTATAGCTAATGAAAATGAGGAAGAAGCTTTGGAGGCTACGGTTTTCCCAAACCCATTTTCTGATTACCTGAACATAAAATTACCTGGTTCTGACAATGGCTCAGTATCAATTGAAATTTCAGATCTTTCAGGCAGGACTGTCGCTGTATTTAATGATATTAATTCTAGCTCAGATCGAGAATCTTTAATTAATACTTCAACATTTGAAAAAGGATTTTATATCTGCAAGTTCTTTGTGAACGACAAAGTTGTGGAAACAATTAAAGTAATAAAACAATAA